In one Leptospiraceae bacterium genomic region, the following are encoded:
- a CDS encoding HipA domain-containing protein has product MTTSKDKAFVWIFLPQEASPTVAGVVQNVNEKYYFTYGQSYLSNPKAIAIFPEELPLIKGTFSPKHNIASCLRDASPDAWGRRVILHALYNSGMISDKYDELDEITFFLKSGSDRIGALDFQESSEHYIARLQNDIKLKDLLEAVSYIEEGKKLNYDLTLALLHGTSIGGARPKVFINSSNQKFIAKFSSSDDYYDIIRAEYIVMKLAKKCGIDVADVQLESSLNKDVLLVKRFDRKRVGESWTRKLMLSALTLLNLHEMEARYASYEDFALLIRHKFSSPKNTLKELFKRLVFNILVGNTDDHARNHAAFWDGEKYKLTPAYDICPQPRSGSMAGQAMKIIGQDNRSLLINCLSSSKNYLLSEEESIEIIRAMIQTIESEWESICINSGIKKIDKILLETNQIFNPYIFEEISKHTQIIKNPNG; this is encoded by the coding sequence ATGACAACTTCTAAGGATAAAGCCTTCGTCTGGATTTTCTTACCACAAGAAGCAAGTCCTACTGTTGCAGGTGTTGTTCAAAATGTAAATGAAAAATATTATTTTACCTACGGTCAATCTTACCTTTCCAACCCAAAGGCTATTGCAATATTTCCCGAAGAGCTACCATTGATAAAAGGAACCTTTTCTCCCAAACATAACATAGCCTCTTGTCTTCGAGATGCAAGCCCTGATGCCTGGGGAAGGAGAGTCATTCTGCATGCACTTTATAACTCAGGTATGATTTCAGATAAATATGATGAACTGGATGAAATTACTTTTTTTCTAAAGTCCGGCTCAGATAGAATCGGTGCATTGGACTTTCAAGAAAGTTCGGAACATTATATCGCAAGATTACAGAATGATATAAAACTAAAAGATTTATTAGAAGCGGTTAGTTATATTGAAGAGGGTAAAAAACTTAATTATGATTTAACATTGGCTTTGCTACATGGAACAAGTATAGGTGGAGCCAGACCTAAAGTTTTTATAAATAGTTCTAATCAAAAATTCATCGCTAAATTTTCGAGTAGTGATGATTATTATGATATAATTCGAGCTGAATATATTGTAATGAAGCTGGCTAAAAAATGTGGTATTGATGTGGCTGATGTTCAATTAGAAAGTTCGTTAAATAAAGATGTGCTTTTAGTTAAAAGATTTGATAGAAAGAGGGTTGGGGAATCATGGACGAGAAAATTAATGTTATCCGCCCTGACTCTTTTAAATTTACATGAAATGGAAGCACGTTATGCAAGCTACGAAGATTTTGCTTTATTGATTCGCCATAAGTTTTCTTCACCTAAAAATACTCTAAAAGAATTATTTAAACGATTAGTTTTTAATATTCTTGTAGGGAATACGGATGATCATGCCAGAAATCATGCTGCTTTTTGGGATGGAGAAAAATATAAGCTTACACCTGCTTATGATATTTGTCCTCAACCCAGAAGTGGAAGTATGGCAGGACAGGCAATGAAAATCATCGGACAGGATAATAGAAGTCTATTAATTAATTGTTTATCTTCATCTAAAAACTATTTGCTATCAGAAGAGGAAAGTATAGAGATAATCAGAGCAATGATTCAGACAATAGAAAGTGAATGGGAAAGTATATGCATAAACTCTGGAATAAAAAAAATTGATAAAATACTTTTGGAAACAAATCAGATTTTCAATCCATATATCTTTGAAGAAATAAGCAAGCATACCCAAATAATTAAAAACCCGAATGGATAA
- a CDS encoding helix-turn-helix transcriptional regulator has protein sequence MKNLSPLANEALTLFSQILEKERRKQKISQKELAERLGVARSTLQGILKGEPSIAIGKYFETAVILQVSLFTESRTEFLRLLEQNKETLSLLPSKVHSKDVNLDDNF, from the coding sequence ATGAAAAACTTATCTCCTTTAGCAAATGAAGCTCTTACTCTTTTTTCACAAATTTTAGAAAAAGAAAGACGAAAACAAAAGATTTCACAAAAGGAACTCGCAGAAAGACTGGGTGTTGCTCGTTCTACTTTACAGGGTATACTGAAAGGAGAGCCTTCCATTGCTATAGGAAAGTATTTTGAAACAGCAGTTATTTTACAGGTTTCTCTTTTTACTGAGTCCAGAACAGAATTTCTAAGGTTATTGGAACAGAACAAAGAAACTCTTTCTCTTTTACCTTCTAAAGTTCATTCAAAGGATGTGAACCTTGATGACAACTTCTAA
- a CDS encoding DUF4143 domain-containing protein, with translation MICELQKIGSPESIMNHPMKGKLFETYVVMEILKNLKTMSLFLGLYHYRTQAGAEVDLILEFRGKLYPIEVKLTSYPSKNDARGIHSFYSSIPEQEKGKGLIVCTCEKPYLITEEILALPWWMI, from the coding sequence ATAATATGTGAACTTCAAAAAATAGGCTCACCCGAAAGCATTATGAATCATCCCATGAAGGGAAAACTATTTGAAACGTATGTTGTTATGGAAATATTAAAGAACCTAAAAACTATGTCCTTATTTCTGGGACTGTATCATTATAGAACGCAGGCAGGAGCTGAAGTAGACTTAATTTTAGAGTTTAGAGGCAAACTTTACCCAATTGAAGTTAAGCTAACTTCTTATCCTTCTAAAAACGATGCACGTGGAATTCATTCTTTTTATTCATCTATTCCAGAACAAGAAAAAGGAAAAGGACTGATAGTTTGTACCTGCGAAAAACCATATTTAATCACCGAGGAAATTCTCGCTTTACCCTGGTGGATGATATAG
- a CDS encoding ATP-binding protein, producing the protein MKIERIHEKQNIEKLFKIFPAVSILGPRQCGKTTLARDFGADHFFDLENPTDWQIMENPELNLGILEGTIAIDEIQRKPDLFPILRHLIDTKPKQKYLLLGSASPLLIKQTSDSLAGRIGYHSLGGFNPKDLAQEDLKQLWVRGGFPRAFLADSDDSSFLWRENYIRTFLERDIPQLGIQIPANTIRRFWTMLSHYHSQILNYSEFSRSFGVSDKTVRNYLEILEGTFMVRVLQPWYENIGKRLTKKPKLYFTDSGIYHYFSSLQDWNDVISSPRLGASYEGYVVENIIRISGIPERNFYYWRTHAGSELDLFWQYKGKNYGVEIKYLDAPKTTKSMHSALKDLNLEKLYVIYPGNKSYLLAEKIIVLPFHEVNKELWFVSNV; encoded by the coding sequence ATGAAAATTGAACGGATTCATGAAAAGCAAAATATTGAAAAGCTATTTAAGATATTTCCAGCCGTTAGTATATTGGGTCCGAGACAATGCGGAAAAACGACTCTTGCCAGAGATTTTGGTGCCGATCACTTCTTTGATCTGGAAAATCCTACTGATTGGCAAATCATGGAAAACCCTGAACTAAATCTTGGCATTTTGGAAGGAACCATTGCGATTGACGAAATCCAGAGAAAGCCAGATTTATTTCCCATTCTAAGACACCTGATAGATACAAAGCCCAAACAAAAATATTTACTGTTAGGAAGTGCGTCACCTCTACTTATCAAACAAACTTCAGATTCTCTAGCAGGAAGAATTGGGTATCACTCCTTAGGAGGTTTTAACCCAAAAGATTTAGCACAAGAAGATTTAAAACAATTGTGGGTTCGAGGCGGTTTTCCAAGAGCTTTTTTAGCTGATAGTGATGATAGCTCTTTTTTATGGAGGGAAAACTATATTCGAACCTTTTTAGAGAGAGACATACCTCAACTTGGCATTCAAATTCCGGCAAATACGATACGTAGGTTCTGGACAATGCTTTCTCATTACCATTCCCAAATTTTAAACTATTCAGAGTTTTCCCGTTCCTTTGGAGTTTCCGACAAGACCGTTCGCAATTATTTAGAAATACTCGAAGGAACATTTATGGTCAGGGTTCTACAACCCTGGTATGAGAACATAGGCAAAAGGTTAACAAAGAAACCAAAACTTTATTTCACCGATTCAGGAATCTACCATTACTTTTCATCTCTACAGGATTGGAATGACGTTATTTCTTCACCCCGCCTTGGTGCTTCTTACGAGGGTTATGTGGTGGAAAACATCATTCGCATTTCTGGAATACCGGAGAGAAATTTCTACTATTGGAGAACCCATGCAGGTTCAGAACTGGATTTGTTCTGGCAATACAAAGGTAAAAACTATGGAGTAGAAATCAAATACCTCGATGCTCCCAAAACCACCAAGTCCATGCACTCTGCACTAAAAGACTTAAATCTGGAAAAACTGTATGTTATCTACCCGGGAAATAAAAGCTATTTATTGGCAGAAAAAATCATTGTTCTACCCTTCCATGAAGTTAATAAAGAGTTATGGTTTGTTTCAAATGTGTAA
- a CDS encoding dihydrofolate reductase family protein → MKKLKLQMQVSLDGFNSTGPNDEQKWVTWAYEEIKHYVLDLAASADTELLGRKLAIDYIPYWLDTCKKPEDPMYEAALIKAKQKKIVFTKTLDKSPWDNVELAKGNLKEEVNKLKNQEGKDIIVYGGSSFVSSLVKGGLIDEFHFFVNPIAIGKGISAFQEFTNWQKLELKNANTYSSGIVLLHYEIKK, encoded by the coding sequence ATGAAAAAACTTAAACTACAAATGCAAGTTTCCTTAGATGGATTTAATTCAACAGGACCCAATGATGAACAAAAATGGGTAACCTGGGCATATGAAGAAATCAAACATTATGTTCTTGATTTGGCAGCTTCAGCAGATACAGAGCTATTAGGTAGAAAATTAGCGATTGATTATATACCCTATTGGCTTGATACTTGTAAAAAACCAGAAGACCCAATGTATGAAGCTGCCCTAATTAAAGCCAAACAAAAGAAAATTGTTTTTACAAAGACACTAGACAAATCTCCATGGGATAATGTAGAACTCGCAAAAGGAAATCTAAAAGAGGAAGTCAACAAACTTAAAAATCAGGAAGGTAAAGATATCATAGTCTATGGTGGTAGTTCCTTTGTTTCCTCTCTGGTTAAGGGAGGTTTAATTGACGAGTTTCATTTTTTTGTTAATCCTATTGCTATTGGGAAGGGTATTTCCGCTTTTCAAGAATTTACCAATTGGCAAAAATTAGAGCTAAAAAATGCAAATACCTATAGTAGTGGGATAGTGTTATTGCACTACGAGATAAAGAAATGA
- a CDS encoding Uma2 family endonuclease codes for METECVELQIPRQYRLTDEVIKILQILNHDLIIDFVKENGVIIKPKTPEFAGQKYIDLKFPEDFFHPENFDELYEANEHRFRFERVGETIRIKMGFGSIIGLITAAIVSSLYIWAKKTKSGRVRSDQSEFEFYNEETESLEKRIPDVSYISFEKVNEKEQKSWGTGKIKVAPTLSIEIVSSKYGLKPALWKMQHVWMQFGTDIGVVVCPFSKKLYIFEKGKSNHIEQSIYHKFTHTLLPDYEGDFSEYVDEISES; via the coding sequence ATGGAAACAGAGTGTGTTGAACTGCAAATTCCCCGGCAGTATAGGCTTACAGATGAAGTAATCAAAATCCTGCAAATTCTAAACCATGACTTAATCATAGATTTTGTAAAAGAAAATGGTGTGATTATAAAGCCAAAAACCCCGGAATTTGCAGGCCAGAAATACATCGATCTGAAGTTTCCTGAGGACTTTTTTCATCCGGAAAACTTCGATGAACTTTATGAAGCCAATGAGCACCGGTTTCGGTTTGAACGGGTAGGGGAGACGATACGAATAAAAATGGGTTTTGGAAGTATAATTGGTTTAATCACAGCAGCGATTGTTAGCTCCCTTTACATCTGGGCAAAAAAGACAAAGTCAGGAAGAGTGCGTTCAGATCAATCCGAATTTGAGTTTTATAATGAAGAAACAGAAAGCCTTGAAAAAAGAATTCCCGATGTTTCTTATATTAGTTTTGAAAAGGTAAATGAAAAGGAACAAAAATCATGGGGCACAGGAAAGATTAAAGTTGCACCTACTCTGAGTATTGAAATAGTTTCTTCCAAATATGGCCTGAAGCCCGCTCTCTGGAAAATGCAACATGTATGGATGCAGTTCGGAACTGATATTGGAGTTGTAGTCTGTCCCTTTTCGAAAAAGCTGTACATTTTTGAGAAAGGTAAATCGAACCATATAGAACAAAGCATTTATCACAAGTTTACCCATACCCTCCTTCCCGACTATGAAGGTGATTTCAGCGAATATGTAGATGAAATAAGTGAATCCTGA
- a CDS encoding Uma2 family endonuclease — MNSDCLELYLPLTCRVSDDVLQAIQRLNHDLIIDLRKENGIGIRVTDDLSEQKYIELRFPEGFIPAENFEELTSNRDKLYFEQKGETIFIKMGTIYTIGLITMAIGASLYMWAKKNKTGRVLPENSTYQLSDSKTGKTEIRMADISYISYGKASESEQKKWGKNCPIAPTLSIEIVSSKYGLKPALWKMQYVWMQFGTDIGVVVCPFSKKLYIFEKGKSNHIEQSIYHKFTHTLLPDYEGDFSEYVDEISES; from the coding sequence ATGAACAGTGATTGTTTGGAGCTTTATCTTCCCCTTACATGCAGAGTGAGCGATGATGTCTTGCAGGCAATTCAACGATTAAACCATGACCTCATTATTGACCTGAGAAAAGAAAACGGTATCGGGATCCGGGTTACAGATGATTTATCCGAACAAAAATATATTGAGCTAAGATTTCCCGAAGGATTCATTCCTGCCGAAAACTTTGAGGAGCTTACAAGTAACAGAGATAAGCTGTACTTTGAACAAAAAGGGGAGACGATTTTTATAAAAATGGGAACGATTTATACAATTGGTTTAATTACTATGGCAATCGGAGCCTCCCTGTACATGTGGGCCAAAAAAAATAAAACCGGTAGAGTTTTACCCGAAAATTCTACCTATCAGTTGAGCGATTCTAAAACCGGTAAAACCGAAATCAGGATGGCAGATATTTCCTATATCAGTTATGGGAAAGCTTCCGAGTCGGAGCAAAAAAAATGGGGGAAAAATTGTCCCATCGCTCCTACACTCAGCATTGAAATAGTTTCTTCCAAATATGGCCTGAAGCCCGCTCTCTGGAAAATGCAATATGTATGGATGCAGTTCGGAACTGATATTGGAGTTGTAGTCTGTCCCTTTTCGAAAAAGCTGTACATTTTTGAGAAAGGTAAATCGAACCATATAGAACAAAGCATTTATCACAAGTTTACCCATACCCTCCTTCCCGACTATGAAGGTGATTTCAGCGAATATGTAGATGAAATAAGTGAATCCTGA
- a CDS encoding ferritin family protein: MTDLKNTKLLDAIAASIQYEKDKFDFYLRAVEKTTDSALKKFFTELAEDVEEHIKVIQDFYKKIQGIGEFPNLKELNPIHKFHTSTIAKVMKRLDKITASDISSDELELVEKTLKAEDDGRVFYTKTKAKFKDPNLKLLFQKLANFSDENRTLIESHYTFLKEGKGSEEYYWEDDSLMKEASKGKQVFKKTAKKKVAKKKRS, encoded by the coding sequence ATGACAGATTTAAAAAATACGAAATTGCTCGATGCTATTGCTGCTTCTATTCAGTATGAGAAAGATAAGTTTGATTTCTATCTCAGGGCCGTTGAAAAAACGACAGACTCCGCACTCAAGAAATTCTTCACAGAACTGGCTGAGGATGTAGAAGAGCATATAAAAGTGATTCAGGATTTTTATAAGAAAATCCAGGGAATTGGTGAGTTTCCAAATCTTAAGGAATTAAACCCGATTCACAAATTTCATACATCCACTATCGCAAAAGTAATGAAGCGTCTGGATAAGATAACCGCTTCTGATATTAGTAGCGACGAATTAGAGCTGGTTGAAAAAACGCTTAAAGCGGAAGACGATGGAAGAGTTTTTTATACCAAGACAAAGGCAAAGTTTAAAGATCCGAACTTAAAACTTCTCTTTCAAAAATTGGCCAATTTTTCTGATGAAAACCGAACCCTGATTGAATCTCATTATACATTTCTGAAGGAAGGTAAGGGTTCTGAAGAATATTACTGGGAAGATGATTCCCTGATGAAGGAAGCATCCAAAGGAAAACAGGTTTTCAAAAAAACTGCCAAGAAAAAAGTAGCCAAAAAGAAAAGGAGTTAA
- a CDS encoding LytR C-terminal domain-containing protein, producing MKDKGKKFAENPTEEEAFTLLWNGYDGKKLEYSFLVVFYPKKNKSILYFVNPITAFPGKTEILENTSGKEIFAYSASELEKITSHKISYYINLSSENLIKLIDLLGGLPFYLDPNVHRIPGKYARKEGDFLLFGEEAVDLFFLPAKPEPINYIQRLNLQQSILLSLLDKLSFLGGELHQELIQYLYFLAETNLPREKFEWFIKKISGGKVFYTVFEASGELKTSQNGRTYLSLMTDQSRVGFHEMESLLFKDEESLGENARVEILNGTEVNGLAKKTKDLLNAHSIKVLSTENAWKSGIKRSIILDRSGKAGYSRRLAEILGIKKIKHLIRKESGLDVTILLGEDIESKTGKVK from the coding sequence TTGAAAGATAAGGGAAAGAAGTTTGCAGAAAATCCAACAGAAGAAGAGGCCTTTACTCTTCTCTGGAATGGATATGATGGTAAGAAGCTGGAATACAGCTTTTTGGTAGTTTTTTATCCCAAAAAAAATAAATCTATTCTGTATTTTGTAAATCCGATTACAGCCTTTCCGGGTAAAACAGAAATCCTGGAAAATACTTCCGGAAAGGAAATCTTTGCTTATTCAGCCAGCGAGTTAGAAAAGATTACTTCACATAAAATTTCATATTATATCAATCTTTCTTCGGAAAACCTGATTAAGCTTATTGATCTTTTGGGAGGTTTACCCTTTTATCTGGATCCAAATGTTCACCGTATACCGGGGAAGTATGCCAGAAAAGAAGGAGATTTTTTACTATTCGGAGAAGAAGCGGTCGACCTATTTTTCTTGCCGGCGAAACCTGAACCTATCAACTATATACAGAGACTAAATTTACAGCAGAGTATCCTTCTAAGTCTTCTGGATAAGCTTTCTTTTTTAGGAGGAGAATTACACCAGGAGCTAATTCAATACCTGTATTTTCTGGCCGAAACGAATCTTCCTCGTGAAAAGTTTGAATGGTTTATTAAAAAAATTTCCGGAGGAAAAGTTTTTTATACGGTCTTTGAAGCTTCCGGAGAGTTAAAAACTTCACAAAATGGAAGAACTTATCTCTCTTTAATGACCGATCAATCGAGAGTGGGTTTTCATGAAATGGAGTCCTTACTCTTTAAAGATGAGGAAAGTCTCGGAGAAAATGCAAGGGTAGAAATACTAAATGGAACAGAAGTGAACGGACTGGCAAAGAAGACAAAAGATTTATTGAATGCCCACTCAATTAAAGTTTTATCAACTGAAAATGCATGGAAATCCGGGATAAAACGGTCTATTATTTTAGATCGTTCGGGAAAAGCGGGTTATTCAAGAAGACTTGCAGAAATACTCGGGATCAAAAAAATTAAACATCTCATTAGAAAAGAGTCCGGTCTGGATGTTACCATACTCTTAGGAGAAGATATTGAAAGCAAAACTGGAAAAGTTAAGTAA
- the rsfS gene encoding ribosome silencing factor has protein sequence MQADINLVLKDIVDILNNKKCEDISILDLESVNSYLSLFVICTVKTGTQGKAVSKDLLRSLKKYKLTRGTAGKTDNTGDSGWILIDFGEVFVHIMTKEIREYYNLDKLWGDAKHIPLPVN, from the coding sequence ATTCAGGCCGATATAAACCTGGTATTAAAGGATATCGTAGATATTCTAAACAATAAAAAATGTGAAGATATTTCCATTCTGGATCTGGAGTCGGTGAATTCTTATTTATCTCTATTTGTGATTTGTACGGTGAAAACCGGAACTCAAGGAAAAGCTGTATCCAAGGACCTTCTTCGTTCCCTGAAGAAATATAAACTAACAAGGGGAACAGCGGGGAAGACGGATAATACCGGTGATTCCGGCTGGATCTTGATAGATTTCGGGGAAGTCTTTGTGCATATTATGACCAAAGAAATCAGGGAATACTATAATCTTGACAAGTTATGGGGTGATGCAAAACATATCCCCTTACCTGTTAATTAG
- the obgE gene encoding GTPase ObgE, translated as MPKFVDEVRIIVRSGHGGPGSVSFRKEKYVEFGGPDGGDGGKGGDVHFISEQALQTLDKYLPLKAYSAGDGIQGHGRNQSGSGGDDLTLKVPVGTQVFDAETGELLFDFLEHAQTFTVARGGRGGKGNAFFKSSTHQVPRFSQPGEEGEEKEILLSLKLLADLGIVGLPNSGKSTLLSKITDAHPKIAGYAFTTLIPNLGVVRRHGDSFRYTVADIPGIIEGASQGHGLGLSFLRHIERVRGILYVFDASSVDIAADFEILKHELEAYNPILLELPSLVVFNKIDVWDDEDYTEELMRKYASISENIIPISALKEINLDLLLDKIDSKIFSLEEE; from the coding sequence ATGCCCAAGTTTGTTGACGAAGTTAGAATTATTGTTCGTTCCGGTCATGGAGGCCCCGGTTCTGTATCTTTTCGGAAAGAGAAGTATGTAGAATTCGGTGGCCCGGATGGAGGAGACGGAGGAAAGGGTGGAGATGTGCACTTCATTTCCGAACAGGCCCTTCAGACTCTGGATAAATACTTGCCCTTAAAAGCCTATTCTGCCGGAGACGGGATTCAGGGCCATGGCCGTAACCAGAGTGGTTCAGGAGGAGACGACCTTACTTTAAAAGTTCCGGTAGGAACCCAGGTTTTCGATGCGGAAACCGGAGAACTTCTTTTTGATTTTTTAGAACATGCACAGACCTTTACCGTAGCCAGAGGTGGTCGGGGAGGTAAAGGGAATGCTTTTTTTAAAAGCTCTACCCATCAGGTTCCCCGTTTTTCACAGCCCGGAGAAGAAGGAGAAGAAAAGGAAATCCTTCTCTCTTTAAAACTATTGGCTGATCTGGGAATTGTAGGCCTTCCAAATTCCGGTAAATCTACCCTTCTCAGTAAAATTACGGATGCTCACCCCAAGATTGCAGGTTATGCCTTTACAACCCTGATTCCCAATTTAGGGGTGGTTAGGAGGCACGGTGACAGCTTTCGTTATACAGTAGCGGATATTCCCGGGATTATCGAAGGAGCCAGTCAGGGACACGGTCTCGGGCTTTCCTTTCTGCGTCATATTGAACGAGTTCGGGGAATTCTTTATGTTTTTGACGCCAGTTCGGTTGATATTGCTGCAGATTTTGAAATTCTCAAACATGAGTTGGAAGCCTATAATCCCATACTTTTAGAACTGCCTTCTCTCGTGGTCTTTAATAAAATCGATGTCTGGGATGATGAGGACTATACAGAAGAACTGATGAGAAAGTATGCTTCTATCAGCGAGAATATCATTCCCATTTCCGCATTAAAGGAAATTAATCTTGATCTTCTGCTGGATAAGATTGACAGCAAAATCTTTTCCTTAGAGGAAGAATAA
- the proB gene encoding glutamate 5-kinase, with the protein MNREHFSGLIQKARRIVIKIGSARIAASLEETNDFLFSLCSDVRQLRDQGKQITLVSSGAIAQGKRVLEKYENPDLMSLKEPGLKEKQALAAIGQSRLMKLYESFFSKVNINIAQILFGEPQVLEPHSLENLHNTFEQLLSWNILPIVNENDSIATDEIKVGDNDLLSAMVSLVISADLLIILTGVDGFLKEGELISFLEGVEEKELSFAHGPEGPGTGGMHTKLKAGGILAKYGIPTAIINGKEKNAVYRLMTENRLGTLIVPKTEKANPQGEDTIQFLRREFKKK; encoded by the coding sequence ATGAATAGAGAACACTTTTCCGGGCTTATACAAAAAGCCAGACGAATTGTAATTAAAATAGGTTCGGCTCGAATAGCTGCGAGTCTTGAAGAAACAAACGATTTCTTGTTTAGTTTATGCAGCGATGTGAGACAACTTCGGGATCAGGGAAAGCAGATTACCCTGGTGTCAAGCGGTGCGATTGCGCAGGGGAAACGGGTATTGGAAAAATACGAAAATCCTGATCTTATGAGCCTGAAAGAACCCGGTCTAAAGGAAAAGCAGGCTCTTGCGGCTATCGGTCAGAGTCGTTTGATGAAATTATACGAAAGCTTTTTCTCCAAGGTGAATATCAACATCGCCCAGATCCTGTTCGGAGAACCCCAGGTCTTAGAGCCCCATAGTTTAGAGAATTTACACAATACTTTTGAGCAGCTTTTAAGCTGGAATATATTGCCCATTGTAAATGAAAATGACTCCATTGCTACCGACGAAATAAAAGTTGGAGATAACGACCTGTTATCAGCCATGGTCAGTCTTGTCATATCTGCCGATCTTCTGATTATTCTAACAGGAGTGGATGGTTTTTTAAAGGAAGGAGAACTCATTTCTTTTTTGGAAGGGGTGGAGGAAAAGGAGCTTTCTTTTGCTCACGGGCCGGAGGGGCCGGGAACCGGAGGAATGCACACAAAGCTAAAAGCAGGAGGAATACTGGCAAAATACGGGATTCCAACGGCCATTATTAATGGAAAAGAAAAAAACGCAGTCTACAGACTCATGACCGAAAACCGTCTGGGTACTTTGATTGTTCCGAAGACGGAAAAGGCAAACCCTCAGGGAGAAGATACAATTCAGTTTTTACGCAGGGAATTTAAGAAGAAGTAG
- a CDS encoding glutamate-5-semialdehyde dehydrogenase: MEINSEDLLYIEDISKRAKKASRFLRSLKTGDKNRFLRSLARSIRENQSFLIQENQKDLEDGKKKALSSSLLDRLLLNESRIEALAKSVEDIANLPDPVGEVVRGTQLPNGLELITKQVPIGVVLVIYESRPNVTIDVGALCFKSGNVGILRGGSEAIHSNRALAEIFRKSLDDLGLEKDSLILIERTDRSLVIPLLKQVQFIDLVVPRGGEGLIRFVSQNSEIPVVKHDKGVCNLFVDSSAIPERTIEVVINSKVQRPGVCNALENLIIHKDYPRTKELLSALQAKGVELYVDEPLRNLLPGLKEADEEAYKTEYLDLKLSVKTVSSLMEAIDFIETYSSGHTEAILSESYENIEEFTSSIDSAAVFVNCSTRFHDGGEFGLGAEVGISTGKLHVRGPMGLMHLTTTKTVLKGRGQVR; this comes from the coding sequence ATGGAAATAAACTCGGAAGATTTACTTTATATCGAAGACATCAGCAAAAGGGCGAAAAAAGCTTCTCGCTTTTTAAGAAGTCTGAAAACCGGGGATAAAAACCGTTTTTTAAGAAGTCTCGCCCGGTCTATCAGGGAAAATCAAAGCTTTCTAATTCAGGAAAACCAGAAGGATCTGGAAGATGGGAAAAAGAAAGCTCTATCATCCAGTCTTTTAGATAGGCTTTTATTGAATGAAAGTCGTATAGAAGCCCTGGCGAAATCTGTCGAGGATATTGCAAATCTGCCCGATCCGGTGGGAGAAGTTGTGCGGGGGACCCAGCTTCCTAACGGTCTGGAGCTTATCACAAAACAGGTTCCGATAGGAGTTGTTCTGGTAATTTATGAATCCAGACCCAATGTGACAATTGATGTAGGAGCTCTCTGCTTTAAATCCGGCAATGTGGGAATCCTGAGAGGTGGAAGCGAGGCCATCCATTCCAATCGGGCCTTAGCTGAAATTTTTCGGAAAAGCCTCGACGACTTAGGCCTGGAAAAAGATTCTCTTATTCTAATCGAGAGAACTGACCGTTCCCTGGTGATTCCCCTTTTAAAGCAGGTTCAGTTTATAGATCTGGTTGTGCCGAGAGGTGGAGAGGGCCTGATTCGTTTTGTGAGCCAGAACTCGGAAATTCCGGTAGTAAAACATGATAAAGGTGTTTGTAATCTCTTTGTCGATAGCTCGGCAATTCCCGAACGAACGATAGAAGTCGTTATAAATTCAAAAGTTCAAAGACCCGGTGTCTGTAATGCCCTCGAAAACCTGATTATTCATAAAGATTATCCCCGTACAAAGGAGCTTCTTTCGGCTTTACAGGCAAAAGGAGTAGAATTATATGTGGATGAGCCCCTGAGAAATCTTTTACCGGGTTTGAAAGAAGCCGATGAGGAAGCATATAAAACCGAGTACCTTGACCTTAAGCTGTCGGTAAAAACGGTTTCTTCTCTAATGGAAGCCATTGATTTTATTGAAACCTATTCTTCCGGTCATACAGAAGCGATTTTATCAGAGAGTTATGAGAATATAGAGGAATTTACTTCTTCTATAGACTCGGCGGCGGTTTTCGTAAACTGTTCTACTCGTTTTCACGATGGAGGTGAGTTTGGACTCGGAGCAGAGGTGGGTATTTCTACCGGAAAGCTTCATGTTCGCGGGCCTATGGGGCTTATGCATCTGACAACGACCAAGACCGTACTGAAGGGAAGAGGGCAGGTTCGGTAG